In one window of Chryseobacterium phocaeense DNA:
- a CDS encoding ABC transporter ATP-binding protein, whose product MSILQAIELSKQYSHVTALSGLNISVQKGEVFCLLGQNGAGKTTTINIFLGFLEASSGQALINGIPVEINGETTKKFIAYIPEVVQLYPHLTGIENLDFFSQMAGFRYSKEELGKFLDNTSLQKTAHDKKLSAYSKGMRQKVAIAIAVAKNADLILMDEPTSGLDPKATAEFTRICKELAADGKTIMMATHDIFNAVNVGTRIGIMKEGSLVHTLEAKSVTADELQKIYLETI is encoded by the coding sequence ATGTCAATATTACAAGCTATTGAGCTTAGTAAGCAGTACAGCCATGTTACTGCACTAAGTGGTCTCAACATATCCGTACAAAAAGGAGAGGTTTTCTGCCTTCTGGGACAGAACGGCGCCGGTAAAACCACGACCATTAATATATTTCTGGGTTTCTTGGAAGCAAGCTCCGGTCAGGCGCTTATCAATGGAATTCCTGTAGAAATCAATGGGGAAACCACTAAAAAGTTTATCGCCTATATTCCGGAGGTCGTTCAGCTTTATCCTCATCTTACAGGAATTGAAAATCTGGATTTTTTCAGTCAGATGGCAGGTTTCCGGTATTCCAAAGAAGAACTGGGTAAGTTTCTGGACAATACAAGTCTTCAGAAAACTGCCCACGACAAAAAGCTGTCAGCCTATTCAAAAGGAATGCGCCAGAAAGTTGCCATTGCCATTGCTGTTGCTAAAAATGCCGATCTTATTTTAATGGATGAACCTACTTCCGGTCTCGATCCGAAAGCCACTGCAGAATTCACCAGAATCTGTAAAGAGCTCGCTGCTGATGGGAAAACCATTATGATGGCTACCCACGATATTTTCAATGCCGTAAATGTGGGAACCAGGATCGGGATTATGAAAGAAGGAAGTCTGGTGCACACCCTTGAAGCCAAATCTGTGACGGCAGACGAACTGCAGAAGATCTATCTGGAAACCATTTAA
- a CDS encoding helix-turn-helix domain-containing protein, translated as MSDQLETIEDYYNRLRKNQMKMFDSDDFETGKSHFNISMRKYCSFKSPYNRRDYYKVSFILGKGTFQYGAHKLYVDRPALFFPSPHIPYSWECDGDLQEGYFCLFNQEFFNGNTEFNLFKKTSLFKEWSQPIVFLTDEQAQLANLYFEQMYKLNNSAYAFRCSSIKSHLASVLHLALENRVDDINPDELPANVRLYRLFDELLNKQFPLDSPAYPLALKTASDFADHLNVHVNHLNSSVKSVTHLTTTQIIKERVFEESKNLLKYTNWDIAEIGYTLGFEQPSHFNNFFKKHAEVSPLKFKSTV; from the coding sequence ATGAGTGATCAGCTTGAAACTATTGAAGATTATTACAACCGGTTGCGGAAGAATCAGATGAAAATGTTTGATTCGGATGATTTTGAGACCGGAAAATCACACTTCAATATTTCCATGCGGAAGTATTGCAGCTTTAAAAGCCCATACAACCGCCGTGATTATTATAAAGTAAGCTTTATCCTGGGAAAAGGAACCTTTCAGTACGGCGCCCACAAGCTGTATGTAGACCGTCCTGCCCTGTTTTTTCCTTCGCCCCATATTCCTTATTCATGGGAATGCGACGGTGATCTTCAGGAAGGCTATTTCTGCCTGTTTAATCAGGAGTTTTTCAATGGAAATACAGAATTCAACCTGTTTAAAAAGACCTCCCTCTTCAAGGAATGGAGCCAGCCTATTGTATTTTTAACGGATGAACAGGCCCAGCTTGCCAATCTTTATTTTGAGCAGATGTATAAACTGAACAATTCGGCCTATGCTTTCCGGTGCAGCAGTATCAAGAGCCACCTCGCTTCCGTTTTACACCTGGCCCTGGAGAACCGTGTAGATGATATCAATCCTGATGAGCTTCCCGCCAATGTACGTCTGTACCGCTTATTTGACGAACTGCTCAACAAACAGTTCCCACTGGATTCGCCGGCTTACCCGCTGGCTTTAAAAACGGCCTCCGACTTTGCAGATCATCTCAATGTGCATGTTAATCACCTGAATTCATCGGTAAAATCGGTCACTCATCTTACGACCACCCAGATCATTAAGGAAAGGGTGTTTGAGGAGTCTAAAAACCTGCTCAAGTACACCAACTGGGATATCGCTGAAATTGGGTATACGCTTGGTTTTGAGCAGCCCTCCCACTTCAATAATTTCTTTAAAAAACATGCTGAGGTTTCTCCGCTGAAATTTAAAAGCACAGTTTAA
- a CDS encoding MFS transporter, producing MLKEASEKRIRLITIMAFVSIPLSGFVTDIYLPSFPSMAKEMQVSEKDIQITLTSYLLSYGISQLFVGGILDSIGRYRPKLVALFLLIISSILITMTDSILLICLLRILQGAAVSILVVATRAIFVDLYDSEKVKHYLSYFTIVWSCGPILAPFLGGYLEKLFNWHANFHFLALYAGILFLFEWFFSGESLPEKKKLNLSENISLYKMMLQNRIFMLGIIILGLSYSIVMLFNITGPFIIENTFHFTPVVIGYCTLILGFSWMIGGFIGKRRLKLDFKERILQPIILQLILIAGLITTSFYAESLFIMVPFAFFIHICSGILFTSFFTTSMLYFPKNAGTAGGLMGGLVYVITSVTSFIISVSGNVTEQQGLAWRYLAIAVMLLGIILFMHQAVKKEKAEN from the coding sequence TTGTTGAAAGAAGCATCTGAAAAAAGAATCAGATTAATAACCATTATGGCCTTTGTGTCTATCCCGCTTTCGGGGTTTGTCACTGATATTTATTTGCCTTCCTTTCCTTCAATGGCGAAGGAAATGCAGGTTTCTGAAAAAGACATCCAGATCACCCTGACTTCCTATCTGCTCAGCTACGGGATTTCGCAGCTTTTTGTAGGAGGAATCCTGGACAGTATCGGGCGGTACCGTCCCAAACTTGTTGCCTTGTTTTTACTGATCATCAGCAGCATCCTGATCACAATGACGGACAGTATTCTGCTGATCTGCCTGCTGCGTATTCTGCAGGGAGCCGCGGTTTCTATCCTCGTAGTAGCCACGCGCGCCATTTTTGTAGATCTTTACGACTCTGAAAAAGTAAAACACTACCTGAGCTATTTCACGATTGTATGGTCGTGCGGGCCCATTCTGGCTCCTTTCCTTGGAGGGTACCTGGAAAAACTGTTTAACTGGCATGCCAATTTTCACTTCCTGGCTTTATATGCAGGCATCCTGTTTCTGTTTGAATGGTTTTTCAGTGGGGAAAGCCTTCCGGAGAAAAAGAAGCTGAATCTTTCGGAAAACATTTCCCTGTACAAGATGATGCTGCAAAACAGGATTTTTATGCTCGGAATTATTATCCTGGGATTGAGCTACTCCATTGTGATGCTTTTCAATATTACCGGACCTTTTATCATTGAAAATACATTCCATTTTACCCCTGTGGTAATAGGATACTGTACTCTGATCTTAGGTTTTTCATGGATGATCGGCGGATTTATAGGAAAACGCAGGCTTAAACTTGATTTTAAGGAAAGAATCCTTCAGCCTATTATTTTACAGCTGATCCTGATCGCCGGACTGATCACTACCAGTTTCTATGCGGAAAGTCTCTTCATTATGGTTCCTTTTGCCTTTTTCATACATATCTGTTCCGGGATACTGTTTACTTCTTTTTTTACCACGAGTATGCTCTATTTCCCGAAAAATGCGGGAACTGCGGGTGGATTAATGGGTGGACTGGTCTACGTCATTACTTCTGTGACGAGTTTTATTATTTCTGTCAGCGGAAATGTGACGGAGCAGCAGGGACTTGCGTGGCGTTATCTGGCTATTGCCGTGATGCTCCTGGGAATTATCCTTTTCATGCATCAGGCCGTTAAAAAAGAAAAAGCAGAGAATTGA
- a CDS encoding sensor histidine kinase — protein MLYTAWNVAVFLFLVRLQGLEVTLRQFGPGNKIYINAVHTIIKGTLVYYLLIYHVMIPLTRNRKWRTTILQCAVFFILLTVYEYVWNFFIVKPDPSSAIDHSLRIFFITTAVLDVLIALIAYFVATSITSNEMRKHKEELEKEKLKAELAAIKYQINPHFLFNSLSFIYTKTLKSSPEAAHAVHLLSEIMSYALDDWGELGTVPLAVEAEHMKKVIEMNQIRFSHNLKIRYYEDIQANYASIPVLAFVTLVENAFKHGDLTDEKNQVSIELIATKSKIYFLVSNKKKTGPKEPSKGIGLSNVQQRLQLMYGIKHSFTIKEDDNYYLNEIIINL, from the coding sequence ATGTTGTATACAGCATGGAATGTTGCGGTATTTCTGTTTCTGGTAAGACTTCAGGGGCTTGAGGTAACGCTCCGGCAGTTTGGTCCGGGCAACAAAATTTATATCAATGCGGTTCATACGATTATTAAGGGAACACTTGTGTATTATCTTCTGATCTACCATGTCATGATCCCACTGACACGGAATAGAAAATGGAGAACAACGATCCTTCAGTGCGCTGTATTTTTTATCCTGCTTACCGTGTATGAATATGTATGGAATTTTTTCATCGTAAAGCCGGATCCTTCATCAGCTATTGATCACTCACTGAGAATATTTTTTATTACCACTGCCGTTCTGGATGTTCTTATTGCATTGATCGCCTATTTTGTTGCCACCTCAATTACTTCCAATGAAATGCGTAAACATAAGGAAGAACTGGAAAAAGAAAAGCTTAAAGCAGAACTTGCTGCAATTAAATACCAGATCAACCCTCATTTTCTGTTTAACTCGTTGAGCTTTATTTATACAAAAACCCTAAAAAGCAGTCCGGAAGCCGCCCATGCCGTACATCTCCTGTCCGAAATAATGAGCTATGCCCTTGATGACTGGGGAGAATTGGGTACCGTTCCCTTAGCGGTAGAAGCTGAACATATGAAAAAGGTAATTGAAATGAATCAGATCCGGTTCAGCCACAATCTCAAAATAAGGTATTATGAAGATATTCAGGCGAATTATGCATCTATCCCTGTTCTGGCCTTCGTTACCCTTGTGGAGAATGCTTTTAAACATGGTGACCTTACCGATGAGAAAAACCAGGTATCTATTGAACTGATCGCCACGAAAAGTAAAATATACTTCCTGGTGAGCAATAAGAAGAAAACCGGTCCGAAAGAACCTTCCAAAGGAATCGGCCTGAGCAATGTACAGCAGCGCCTTCAGCTGATGTACGGGATCAAGCATTCTTTTACCATTAAAGAAGATGACAATTATTATTTAAACGAAATAATCATTAATCTGTAA
- a CDS encoding LytR/AlgR family response regulator transcription factor has product MMNCIVVDDEAHAIELLTLHIEQTPFLKLVGTATNPAEALQLLNSTDVDLIFLDIQMPGMSGIELLQVLNGRYKVILTTAFREYALEGFDHQVVDYLLKPIFFPRFLMAVQRAQEMVSAPKNETEDFILVKTEYKGKLVKINTHDIIYIEGKGKYVCFHTTEGEQIMALLNIGGLEEKLPAERFMRIHKSFIIAVPFIIMIQGNTVQLEFTKNQIPVGQTYRDSFMAQMMDKVLTNKGKENPGAIESAP; this is encoded by the coding sequence ATGATGAACTGTATTGTAGTAGACGATGAAGCCCACGCGATAGAGCTGTTGACCCTGCATATTGAGCAGACTCCGTTCCTGAAACTGGTAGGTACTGCCACCAATCCCGCGGAAGCATTACAACTGCTTAACAGCACGGACGTTGACCTTATTTTTCTGGATATCCAGATGCCGGGAATGTCCGGGATAGAATTACTGCAGGTCCTGAATGGCCGCTACAAAGTGATCCTGACCACCGCTTTCCGTGAATATGCGCTTGAAGGATTTGATCATCAGGTTGTGGATTATCTGCTGAAGCCTATCTTCTTTCCAAGATTCCTTATGGCGGTACAGCGTGCACAGGAAATGGTTTCGGCTCCTAAAAACGAAACGGAGGACTTTATCCTGGTGAAAACGGAATACAAAGGAAAGCTTGTGAAAATTAATACCCACGATATTATCTATATTGAAGGAAAGGGTAAATATGTTTGCTTTCATACCACAGAGGGTGAACAGATCATGGCCCTCCTGAATATCGGTGGACTTGAAGAAAAACTGCCGGCGGAACGTTTTATGCGCATCCATAAATCCTTTATCATCGCTGTTCCGTTTATCATTATGATTCAGGGAAACACTGTACAGCTCGAGTTTACAAAAAACCAAATCCCTGTCGGCCAGACCTACCGTGACTCATTTATGGCGCAAATGATGGACAAAGTATTGACCAATAAAGGTAAAGAAAATCCCGGCGCCATTGAATCTGCACCATAA
- a CDS encoding M12 family metallopeptidase, which translates to MKISILLLAFLAILSCTDKKSEAQSRLCTELYSDPFYWSPIQPKAAVVKKSLWPHSVHFPLKITVKFLNGTEFQKNKVREYAKLWVEASADGSEYKFHTKKKVNFRFIPYDVTTSGNTADIRIFFHEGGSSSYIGTDGKTIPQDKPTMFFGWINENEPEESIKQVVLHEFGHALGFMHEHQHPGAVIPWDKEKVYEYYKNSQSPPWTKEMVDYNIFYRYSVSTTNYTAYDPKSIMHYAVPAFLTVGGYSTPWNSDLSALDRSFLKQIYPYHPCIVNESCCYDKNGKQILCP; encoded by the coding sequence ATGAAAATTTCAATTCTTTTATTGGCATTTTTAGCCATTCTAAGCTGTACTGATAAAAAATCAGAAGCTCAGTCAAGACTTTGTACCGAACTTTATTCCGATCCTTTTTACTGGTCACCTATTCAGCCTAAGGCTGCTGTTGTGAAGAAAAGTCTTTGGCCGCATTCAGTTCATTTTCCGTTGAAGATCACTGTGAAATTTTTAAACGGAACGGAATTTCAGAAAAATAAAGTCAGGGAATATGCAAAACTGTGGGTGGAAGCTTCTGCAGATGGTAGTGAATATAAATTCCATACAAAGAAAAAAGTTAATTTCCGGTTTATTCCTTATGATGTAACTACCAGTGGAAACACTGCAGATATCCGGATTTTCTTTCATGAAGGTGGCTCTTCCTCTTACATTGGAACAGACGGTAAGACGATACCGCAGGACAAGCCCACCATGTTTTTTGGCTGGATCAATGAAAATGAACCTGAGGAATCTATAAAGCAGGTAGTTCTTCATGAATTCGGGCATGCGTTGGGATTTATGCACGAACATCAGCATCCCGGAGCGGTTATTCCCTGGGATAAGGAAAAAGTATACGAATATTACAAAAATAGCCAGTCTCCTCCCTGGACCAAAGAAATGGTGGATTATAATATATTCTACAGGTACAGCGTAAGCACAACCAATTATACAGCCTATGACCCTAAATCAATTATGCATTATGCGGTTCCTGCCTTTTTAACGGTAGGAGGATATTCCACTCCCTGGAATTCAGATCTGTCTGCTTTGGACCGGTCATTTCTCAAGCAGATTTACCCTTATCATCCGTGCATTGTAAATGAAAGCTGCTGTTATGATAAAAACGGGAAGCAGATATTATGCCCCTGA
- the metE gene encoding 5-methyltetrahydropteroyltriglutamate--homocysteine S-methyltransferase, producing MQTHILGYPRIGSKRELKKACEQYWSGKIVLEELLTAGRNICSQNWNIQKEAGIDLIPCNDFSYYDQVLDMSLIVGAIPARYHEVALRNNSSELDLYFAMARGYQKEGLDITAMEMTKWFDTNYHYIVPEFYKNQQFKLNSNKIFNEFSGAKQAGINAKPVIIGLVSYLLLGKEKEEGFDKLDLAENLLPVYIEILSRLQEQGAEWIQFDEPFLALDLTEKAKEKYQWVYEKIRKQFPKLKFILATYFDGLKDNRSLALSLPVDVLHIDLVRDPEQLDEVLQAVPENVGLSLGVVDGRNIWKNDFEKSLTFIEKAIEKLGAERIFIAPSSSLLHSPCDLDFETDLNPEIKNWLAFAKQKVKEIVTLKELAAGTPDETILTAFEDNKKAVASRKTSSLIHNDAVKQRTDAVTEADSRRNSSFKIRKEEQQNVLQLPLFPTTTIGSFPQTAEVRSWRAKFKKGELTAEQYHTLLKEETQRTIRWQEEIGIDVLVHGEFERNDMVEYFGEQLKGFVFTKNGWVQSYGSRCVKPPVIFGDVSRPDPMTVYWSQYAQSQTEKWVKGMLTGPVTILQWSFVRDDQPRSETCKQIALAIRDEVVDLERAGIRIIQIDEPAIREGLPLRKSEWQNYLKWAVEAFRISSSGVEDATQIHTHMCYSEFNDIIKNIADMDADVITIECSRSQMELLNAFADFKYPNEIGPGVYDIHSPRVPSKEEMIELLIKAQKVIPAEQLWVNPDCGLKTRHWDETEKALIAMVEAARQSAFALAESN from the coding sequence ATGCAAACTCACATTCTGGGCTATCCGCGTATTGGTAGCAAAAGAGAACTCAAAAAAGCCTGCGAGCAGTATTGGTCAGGTAAAATTGTTTTGGAAGAACTTCTTACAGCAGGAAGAAATATCTGCAGCCAAAACTGGAATATTCAGAAAGAAGCAGGAATAGACCTCATTCCCTGCAATGATTTCTCGTATTACGATCAGGTTCTGGACATGAGCTTAATCGTAGGTGCCATTCCGGCGCGTTATCATGAAGTGGCTCTTAGAAATAACAGCTCTGAGCTGGATCTTTATTTTGCCATGGCCAGAGGATATCAAAAGGAAGGGTTGGATATCACCGCGATGGAAATGACGAAATGGTTTGATACCAATTACCATTATATCGTCCCTGAATTTTATAAAAATCAGCAGTTTAAGCTGAATTCAAATAAAATATTCAATGAATTTTCCGGAGCAAAACAGGCCGGAATTAATGCAAAACCGGTAATTATCGGCCTTGTTTCTTATCTGCTTTTAGGAAAAGAAAAAGAAGAGGGATTTGATAAGCTGGATCTTGCTGAAAATCTGCTTCCGGTATATATTGAGATTTTATCCAGACTTCAGGAGCAGGGAGCGGAATGGATCCAGTTTGATGAACCGTTTTTAGCATTGGACCTGACTGAGAAAGCAAAAGAAAAATACCAGTGGGTATATGAGAAGATCAGAAAGCAGTTTCCAAAGCTGAAATTCATTCTGGCCACCTATTTTGATGGATTAAAGGATAACCGGTCACTTGCTCTTTCCCTTCCGGTAGATGTTCTGCATATTGATCTGGTAAGAGATCCGGAACAGCTGGATGAGGTGCTTCAGGCAGTTCCTGAAAATGTAGGTCTGTCATTAGGCGTGGTAGACGGAAGGAATATCTGGAAAAATGATTTTGAAAAATCCCTGACATTTATTGAAAAAGCAATAGAAAAATTAGGTGCTGAAAGGATCTTTATTGCTCCATCGTCTTCATTACTGCATTCACCTTGCGATCTGGATTTTGAAACGGATCTGAATCCTGAAATTAAAAACTGGCTGGCCTTCGCCAAACAGAAAGTAAAGGAAATAGTGACGCTTAAAGAACTGGCAGCCGGAACTCCGGACGAAACTATTCTTACCGCTTTTGAAGACAATAAAAAGGCAGTGGCAAGCAGAAAAACATCTTCACTGATTCATAATGATGCAGTAAAACAAAGGACTGATGCCGTGACAGAAGCAGATTCCCGCAGAAACAGCTCCTTCAAAATAAGGAAAGAGGAACAGCAGAACGTATTACAGCTTCCATTGTTCCCAACCACCACCATTGGCTCATTCCCGCAGACGGCAGAAGTGAGAAGCTGGAGGGCAAAATTTAAAAAAGGAGAATTGACTGCAGAACAGTATCATACTTTACTAAAAGAAGAAACCCAAAGAACGATCCGCTGGCAGGAAGAAATAGGAATTGATGTACTGGTTCACGGAGAATTTGAACGTAATGATATGGTTGAATATTTCGGAGAGCAGCTGAAAGGATTTGTATTCACGAAAAACGGCTGGGTTCAAAGTTATGGAAGCCGCTGCGTAAAACCTCCGGTTATTTTTGGAGACGTTTCCCGTCCTGACCCAATGACGGTATACTGGTCTCAATACGCACAGTCACAGACGGAAAAGTGGGTAAAAGGAATGCTAACCGGCCCGGTAACGATTTTACAATGGTCTTTCGTACGTGATGATCAGCCGCGTTCGGAAACGTGTAAACAGATTGCTTTGGCCATCCGTGACGAGGTGGTGGATCTTGAAAGAGCAGGCATCAGAATTATCCAGATTGATGAACCGGCTATCCGGGAAGGGCTTCCTTTAAGAAAATCCGAATGGCAGAATTACCTGAAATGGGCCGTAGAAGCCTTCAGGATTTCATCCAGTGGAGTGGAAGATGCAACCCAGATCCATACCCATATGTGCTATTCCGAATTTAATGATATTATCAAAAACATAGCAGATATGGATGCAGATGTGATTACCATTGAATGTTCACGCTCACAGATGGAACTTTTAAATGCATTTGCGGATTTCAAATATCCGAATGAGATCGGTCCGGGAGTCTATGACATCCACTCGCCGCGGGTTCCGTCAAAAGAAGAAATGATCGAACTGCTGATCAAAGCCCAAAAAGTAATTCCGGCAGAACAACTTTGGGTAAATCCTGACTGCGGACTGAAAACAAGACACTGGGATGAAACGGAAAAAGCCCTGATTGCGATGGTGGAAGCTGCCAGACAATCAGCTTTTGCATTGGCGGAAAGTAATTAA
- a CDS encoding Lrp/AsnC family transcriptional regulator, with amino-acid sequence MDHLDDKDIQLLRLLQKNAKLTVKELAKEINLSPSPAFERIKRLEQDGYVKRYSAVLDAEKLNRGFTVFCQIKLKIHDRSVGYDFVKEILEIEEVAECYNISGDFDFLLKVQVRDMKHYQDFVFNKLGSVDSIGSTHSTFVMAEVKNNHGLTI; translated from the coding sequence ATGGACCATCTTGACGATAAGGATATTCAGCTGCTCAGGCTGCTTCAGAAAAACGCCAAACTGACTGTTAAAGAACTGGCTAAAGAAATCAATCTCTCCCCTTCGCCCGCTTTTGAAAGGATAAAAAGGCTGGAACAGGATGGATATGTCAAAAGATATTCCGCCGTTCTGGACGCTGAAAAACTGAACCGCGGGTTTACTGTTTTCTGCCAGATCAAATTAAAGATCCATGACCGGTCCGTAGGTTACGATTTTGTAAAGGAAATCCTGGAAATAGAAGAAGTGGCCGAATGCTACAATATCTCAGGAGATTTTGATTTCCTGCTTAAAGTTCAGGTCCGGGATATGAAGCATTATCAGGATTTTGTCTTTAATAAACTGGGGTCCGTAGATTCCATCGGGAGTACACACAGTACATTTGTGATGGCTGAGGTAAAAAACAACCATGGACTGACCATCTAA
- a CDS encoding peroxidase, FMP-type yields MLKRKKQSLEKGSELFRKSQDLSQGTLAQIMDGYSKLLIDDPVTPFKEENLQAIADNVDYGVLAALDGTWVSYNANYNKNVTRPSLGSGIHTTIMPSPGTNPGTIPGKFSFDSEEYIEKLTFSLVPGGVRNRGGASELFCGAVKYEQTIKSVNKAEGQPSLQYTSIHEENGMYLWLSDVYNHAATKESIEKDRGIHAFSDEDFKNYGYTGKYRDEPLVQVSADEKNKKYILLSQLEPGQEYYEIIPAQEIKPGDGITGPYFIPDYSISRSGVIPHGSTITLLGDIAPSGNNYLINGSPQFPYGDAAWQTDHLAISQTMGGAGASAKNPINLDEPAPAWVHEKLTDENDPGSNKIYTQRILADDLYPYSVRPDLRLRDTLSGQEVANYVLVQMSSKMKTGAQGGILNVPFVNRFVPTVEVDFRLWIETVIEDGKEILQLQYEQIVFFEFDFGNDGGTTSWPHIQVNTLRKLEDIPADQRAIIEEQFFDKTPKMNVPDSSVNPPPGCPYHKG; encoded by the coding sequence ATGCTTAAACGAAAAAAACAAAGCCTCGAAAAAGGAAGTGAATTATTCCGTAAGAGTCAGGACCTCAGCCAGGGTACCCTTGCTCAAATAATGGACGGCTATTCAAAACTTCTTATTGATGATCCTGTAACACCTTTCAAGGAAGAAAATTTGCAGGCCATAGCGGATAACGTGGATTACGGAGTCCTTGCAGCACTGGATGGAACATGGGTGAGCTATAACGCGAATTACAATAAAAATGTAACCCGTCCTTCGTTAGGCAGCGGAATTCACACGACCATCATGCCTTCCCCGGGAACCAATCCAGGAACAATTCCCGGTAAATTCAGTTTTGACAGTGAAGAATATATTGAGAAGCTGACCTTTTCCCTGGTTCCCGGTGGTGTCCGTAACCGGGGCGGTGCCAGCGAATTGTTTTGCGGAGCCGTGAAATACGAGCAGACGATTAAGAGTGTCAACAAAGCAGAAGGCCAGCCTTCCCTGCAATACACCTCTATTCATGAGGAAAACGGGATGTACCTTTGGCTGAGTGACGTTTACAATCATGCTGCCACCAAAGAGTCCATTGAAAAAGACCGTGGTATTCATGCTTTCTCTGATGAAGATTTTAAAAATTATGGCTATACCGGGAAATACAGGGATGAACCTCTGGTTCAGGTGTCAGCAGACGAGAAAAATAAAAAATATATCCTTTTAAGCCAGCTGGAGCCGGGACAGGAGTATTATGAAATCATTCCCGCTCAGGAAATAAAACCGGGGGACGGCATCACCGGGCCTTACTTTATTCCGGACTACTCTATTTCAAGAAGCGGTGTGATCCCGCATGGCAGCACCATTACCTTATTGGGGGATATTGCACCAAGCGGTAACAACTATTTAATTAACGGTTCCCCGCAATTCCCGTATGGTGATGCTGCCTGGCAGACGGATCATCTTGCCATTTCACAAACGATGGGAGGAGCCGGTGCAAGCGCTAAAAATCCTATTAATCTTGATGAGCCGGCACCGGCATGGGTTCACGAAAAGCTGACCGATGAGAATGACCCGGGTTCGAATAAAATTTATACCCAGCGCATTCTTGCCGATGATCTCTATCCTTATTCAGTAAGACCAGATTTACGGCTGAGAGATACGTTAAGCGGTCAGGAGGTGGCTAATTACGTCCTTGTTCAGATGTCCTCAAAAATGAAGACCGGCGCTCAGGGCGGAATTTTAAATGTTCCTTTTGTAAACCGATTTGTTCCTACCGTTGAAGTAGATTTCCGTTTATGGATTGAAACCGTGATTGAGGACGGAAAAGAAATTCTACAGTTGCAGTATGAGCAGATTGTATTTTTTGAATTTGATTTCGGAAATGACGGCGGTACCACGAGCTGGCCTCATATCCAGGTAAATACGCTTCGTAAACTGGAGGATATCCCTGCGGATCAGAGAGCCATCATAGAGGAACAGTTTTTTGATAAAACACCTAAAATGAATGTTCCGGACAGTTCAGTGAATCCTCCTCCGGGGTGTCCTTATCATAAGGGATAA
- a CDS encoding TetR/AcrR family transcriptional regulator, with protein MERKPVAGSIRNKERSKKKFLDAVGKILKTKGYAALKVNDIAAVAGVDKKMIYTYFGGMDGLMDEYIRSRDYWSNVLTEGEMPEINDGGRLLTEAMLHQQYDYVAKNKELQKLLIWRLSEYRKSLTKMTNLQEENGEHLFKLIIEPHFGEKTQSYRAITAIIISGLYYLNMYSAVNGSVFCGIDLSTPEGRDEIKKAVSFLVDQTYENL; from the coding sequence ATGGAAAGAAAACCAGTAGCCGGCAGTATCCGCAACAAAGAACGAAGTAAAAAAAAGTTTTTGGATGCCGTTGGAAAAATTCTGAAAACAAAAGGATATGCCGCATTGAAGGTCAATGATATCGCTGCCGTTGCCGGAGTGGATAAAAAAATGATCTACACCTATTTTGGCGGTATGGACGGCCTTATGGACGAGTATATCCGTTCCAGGGACTACTGGAGCAATGTATTAACCGAAGGAGAAATGCCCGAAATAAATGACGGAGGAAGACTGCTCACAGAGGCCATGCTCCATCAGCAATATGATTACGTAGCTAAAAACAAAGAGCTGCAGAAGCTGTTGATCTGGCGTTTATCCGAATACCGGAAATCCCTGACAAAAATGACCAATCTGCAGGAAGAAAACGGCGAGCATCTTTTTAAATTGATTATTGAGCCCCATTTCGGTGAAAAGACGCAGAGCTACCGGGCCATAACAGCGATTATTATTTCCGGGCTTTATTACCTGAACATGTATTCTGCGGTGAATGGCAGTGTCTTTTGCGGAATAGACCTTAGTACACCTGAAGGACGCGATGAAATTAAAAAAGCGGTGTCTTTTTTAGTAGATCAGACCTACGAAAATCTCTGA